A DNA window from Acidobacteriota bacterium contains the following coding sequences:
- a CDS encoding VWA domain-containing protein translates to MKLTPKLLLLAALLVIVGTAPTAALAASQGSDRESRRIEEERDRPQGRAALTVEVDQVRLDVTVRDRKGNLIQGLQQEHFDVYENKVKQKLTHFSPIEAPITAVLVTEYSAVLPWEMLYEAWLGSRIFAENMRKDDWVAVVAYDLKPEILVDFTQDKFEVYRALQRLNYPGFRESNLYDTIFDVLDRIEEAEGKTAVVLLSTGLDTFSRKNMGEALDKVKRTNAVIYPISIGQNLRLRYEDRFSTTTRMDFYQADVVLKEMAKYTGGEAFFPRFVTQFPNIFMTIANLLRNQYSLGYISTNTKKDGKLRRIKVEVKVDVNGDGKIDKLKVAHRRGYLAEKRDK, encoded by the coding sequence ATGAAACTAACGCCAAAACTTCTGTTGCTGGCTGCTCTCCTCGTCATCGTTGGAACGGCGCCAACGGCGGCCCTGGCCGCGAGCCAGGGATCCGACCGCGAGTCCCGCCGGATCGAGGAGGAGCGGGACCGGCCCCAGGGCCGGGCCGCCCTGACGGTGGAGGTCGATCAGGTGCGGTTGGACGTCACGGTCCGTGACCGCAAGGGAAACCTGATCCAGGGGCTTCAGCAGGAACACTTCGACGTCTATGAAAACAAGGTGAAGCAGAAGCTCACCCACTTCAGTCCCATCGAAGCTCCCATCACGGCCGTCCTCGTGACCGAATACAGCGCCGTCCTGCCCTGGGAGATGCTCTACGAGGCTTGGCTCGGGTCCCGGATCTTCGCGGAGAACATGCGAAAGGATGACTGGGTCGCAGTGGTCGCCTACGACCTGAAGCCTGAAATCCTGGTGGACTTCACCCAGGACAAATTCGAGGTCTATCGGGCCCTGCAGCGCCTGAATTATCCCGGCTTCCGGGAGAGCAACCTCTACGACACCATCTTCGACGTCCTGGACCGAATCGAAGAGGCGGAAGGCAAGACTGCCGTCGTGCTCCTCTCGACCGGGCTCGACACCTTCAGCCGAAAGAACATGGGAGAGGCCCTGGACAAGGTCAAGAGAACCAACGCGGTGATCTATCCCATCAGCATCGGCCAGAACCTGAGGCTCCGGTACGAAGACCGTTTTTCCACCACGACGAGGATGGACTTCTACCAGGCCGACGTGGTCTTGAAGGAGATGGCCAAGTACACCGGAGGAGAGGCGTTCTTTCCCCGCTTCGTGACCCAGTTCCCCAACATCTTTATGACCATCGCGAATCTGCTGCGGAACCAGTACTCCTTGGGCTATATCTCGACCAACACCAAGAAGGACGGGAAGCTGCGCCGGATCAAGGTGGAAGTGAAGGTAGACGTCAACGGGGACGGCAAGATCGACAAGCTCAAGGTCGCCCACCGGAGAGGCTACCTGGCTGAAAAAAGAGACAAGTAG
- the larE gene encoding ATP-dependent sacrificial sulfur transferase LarE has product MDPEEKEKNLFQYLERYRRVVVAFSGGVDSSYLAFCAHRILGNESRAVTALSPSVSGYQRRLALDFARRYRLNHTLIETREMDNPDYARNPTNRCYFCKDELYVHLKRLLQEWNAEAILDGSNMDDIGDYRPGRRASREQGVLSPFINVKLSKDEIRSRSLKWGLPTWDLPAMPCLSSRFPYGVAITEEKLQQVDAAEAYIRSLGVVSFRVRHHEELARIEVDRAERHKLMDPGLFDDINRKLRSLGYQYVTLDLQSFRSGSLNQVVSLELSSAQSRNT; this is encoded by the coding sequence GTGGATCCCGAAGAGAAAGAAAAGAATCTCTTTCAGTACCTGGAACGGTATCGCCGAGTCGTCGTGGCGTTCAGCGGCGGCGTCGACAGCAGTTACCTGGCCTTTTGCGCCCATCGGATATTGGGCAACGAGTCGCGGGCCGTCACGGCCCTGTCGCCCTCGGTTTCCGGTTACCAGCGAAGGCTGGCCCTGGACTTCGCCCGGCGCTACCGGTTGAATCACACGCTGATCGAGACCCGGGAGATGGACAATCCCGACTACGCCCGGAATCCCACGAATCGCTGCTACTTCTGCAAGGACGAACTCTACGTCCATCTGAAGAGACTGCTGCAGGAATGGAATGCGGAAGCGATTCTGGACGGCTCCAACATGGACGACATCGGCGACTATCGGCCCGGCCGGCGCGCCTCCCGGGAGCAGGGCGTCCTGAGTCCGTTCATCAACGTGAAGCTGAGCAAGGATGAGATCCGGTCCCGGTCTCTCAAGTGGGGTCTCCCCACCTGGGACCTGCCGGCCATGCCGTGCCTCTCCTCCCGCTTTCCCTACGGCGTCGCCATCACCGAGGAGAAGCTGCAACAGGTCGATGCGGCCGAGGCCTACATCCGGAGCCTGGGGGTGGTCAGCTTCCGCGTGCGTCACCACGAGGAACTGGCCCGGATCGAGGTCGACCGGGCGGAGCGCCACAAGCTGATGGATCCGGGTCTTTTCGACGACATCAACCGCAAGCTCCGCTCCCTGGGGTACCAGTACGTAACTCTGGATTTGCAGAGCTTTCGGTCCGGCTCCCTGAATCAGGTGGTGAGTCTGGAACTTTCTTCCGCACAGTCCAGGAACACCTGA
- the ggt gene encoding gamma-glutamyltransferase, translating into MISFHRTASAPRLPGWVLILFVTTGLLSCRPEVTAPGPTVASRGMVVSSSPLASQAGVDVMREGGNAIDAAVAVSFALAVVHPIAGNVGGGGFLLYHDAETGREISVDYREMAPGGAGRDMYLDAAGEVVPELSTVGYLASGVPGSVAGLHLAWSRFGTLPWSRLLEPAIELARSGFVVEEHFARSLESAAPLLERFDETRRIFLPGGSPPAPGRTFTQPDLARTLEAVACNGAEAFYRGEIAELIQRDMEAHGGIMTREDLANYVARIRPPVRGRYRGYEVVSMGPPSSGGVILIEMLNMLELAGRRQETTGRLHLLAEIMRRAFADRAATMGDADFAEVPVDRLLSREHARERLGDLDETAATESSQVAAGPFAEESPQTTHLSVVDPAGSAVAITTTINGNFGSGATVKGAGFLLNNEMDDFTSRPGVPNMFGLLQGEANAIAPGKRPLSAMTPTLVKQDGKVLLVLGSPGGPTIINTVLQIILNVLDQEMDLYAAVDEPRIHHQWMPDRIVAETGALSREVEAELESLGHEVVYRGRIGDAHCIRVDPVSGLREGVADPRLWGEARGF; encoded by the coding sequence ATGATTTCGTTCCACCGTACGGCATCTGCACCCCGGCTGCCGGGCTGGGTCCTGATCCTGTTCGTCACCACGGGTCTCCTCTCCTGCCGTCCCGAGGTGACGGCTCCGGGCCCCACCGTCGCTTCCCGGGGGATGGTGGTCAGCTCCAGTCCGTTGGCCAGTCAGGCGGGTGTCGATGTCATGCGCGAAGGTGGGAACGCCATCGACGCCGCCGTCGCCGTGAGCTTCGCGCTCGCCGTCGTGCACCCCATCGCCGGCAATGTGGGAGGCGGGGGGTTCCTGCTCTACCACGATGCCGAGACCGGCCGGGAGATCAGCGTGGACTATCGCGAGATGGCCCCCGGCGGCGCCGGCCGCGACATGTACCTGGACGCCGCGGGGGAGGTGGTTCCGGAGTTGTCCACCGTCGGTTACTTGGCCTCGGGGGTACCCGGTTCAGTGGCCGGGCTCCACTTGGCCTGGAGCCGTTTCGGGACGCTTCCCTGGAGCCGGTTGCTGGAGCCGGCCATCGAACTGGCCCGGAGCGGCTTCGTAGTGGAAGAACACTTCGCCCGATCGCTGGAGTCGGCAGCTCCCCTCCTGGAGCGGTTCGACGAAACCCGGCGCATCTTCCTGCCCGGCGGAAGTCCCCCGGCGCCCGGCCGGACCTTCACGCAGCCCGACTTGGCGCGCACGCTGGAGGCCGTTGCCTGCAATGGCGCCGAGGCCTTCTACCGGGGCGAGATCGCCGAGCTGATCCAGCGGGACATGGAGGCTCACGGCGGGATCATGACGCGGGAAGACCTGGCCAACTATGTGGCCCGGATCCGGCCTCCGGTCCGGGGGCGTTACCGGGGTTATGAAGTCGTGTCCATGGGTCCTCCCAGCTCCGGGGGCGTGATCCTCATCGAGATGCTCAACATGCTGGAGTTGGCCGGTCGCCGGCAGGAGACCACTGGGCGGCTCCATCTGTTGGCGGAAATCATGCGCCGTGCCTTCGCCGACCGCGCCGCGACCATGGGGGACGCGGATTTCGCCGAGGTGCCCGTCGATCGTCTCCTTTCCCGGGAACATGCCCGGGAACGGTTGGGGGATCTGGACGAGACGGCCGCTACCGAGAGCAGCCAGGTTGCCGCGGGTCCCTTTGCCGAGGAGTCGCCGCAGACCACGCATCTCTCGGTGGTGGACCCCGCGGGGAGCGCGGTGGCCATCACCACCACCATCAACGGTAATTTCGGTTCCGGCGCCACCGTCAAGGGAGCCGGATTCCTGCTGAACAACGAAATGGACGACTTCACCTCCCGCCCGGGAGTCCCCAACATGTTCGGGTTGCTCCAGGGCGAGGCCAACGCCATCGCTCCCGGAAAGCGGCCGCTGAGCGCCATGACGCCCACCCTCGTCAAGCAGGACGGCAAGGTCCTGCTGGTTCTGGGGAGTCCCGGCGGACCCACCATCATCAACACGGTTCTGCAGATCATTCTCAACGTGTTGGACCAGGAGATGGATCTGTACGCGGCCGTCGATGAGCCCCGGATCCACCACCAGTGGATGCCCGACCGGATCGTGGCCGAAACCGGCGCCTTGTCCCGAGAGGTCGAAGCCGAGTTGGAGTCACTGGGACACGAGGTGGTCTATCGCGGCCGGATCGGCGATGCCCACTGCATCCGCGTGGACCCTGTCAGCGGCCTGCGGGAAGGTGTGGCCGACCCTCGCCTCTGGGGCGAGGCCCGCGGTTTCTGA